The proteins below are encoded in one region of Diceros bicornis minor isolate mBicDic1 chromosome 14, mDicBic1.mat.cur, whole genome shotgun sequence:
- the KLC4 gene encoding kinesin light chain 4 isoform X1 — protein MSGLVLGQRDEPAGHRLSQEEILGSTRLVSQGLEALHSEHQAVLQSLSQTIECLQQGGHEEGLVHEKARQLRRSMENIELGLSEAQVMLALASHLSTVESEKQKLRAQVRRLCQENQWLRDELAGTQQRLQRSEQAVAQLEEEKKHLEFLGQLRQYDEDGHTAEEKEGDATKDSLDDLFPNEEEEDPSNGLSRGQGAQHSGYEIPARLRTLHNLVIQYAAQGRYEVAVPLCKQALEDLERTSGRGHPDVATMLNILALVYRDQNKYKEAAHLLNDALSIRESTLGRDHPAVAATLNNLAVLYGKRGKYKEAEPLCQRALEIREKVLGTDHPDVAKQLNNLALLCQNQGKYEAVERYYQRALAIYEGQLGPDNPNVARTKNNLASCYLKQGKYAEAETLYKEILTRAHVQEFGSVDDDHKPIWMHAEEREEMSKSRHRDGGTPYAEYGGWYKACKVSSPTVNTTLRNLGALYRRQGKLEAAETLEECALRSRKQGTDPISQTKVAELLGEGDSGRTSQEGSVKFEGGEDASVAVEWSGQQHEAGSLLKLSEPSQCGPPPGLPGPQCQHYGPLFKQLTFNLPPRSAGSPHSPHSIPYCSWLFQPQGGTVKGEQLTRRLLLPLGSRLPPQESHLGRTLRTPFSPPCGPLE, from the exons ATGTCAGGCCTGGTACTGGGGCAGCGGGATGAGCCTGCAGGGCACCGGCTCAGCCAGGAGGAGATCCTGGGAAGCACCCGGCTGGTGAGCCAAGGGCTGGAGGCCCTACACAGTGAACACCAGGCTGTGCTGCAAAGTCTGTCCCAAACCATCGAGTGTCTGCAGCAGGGAGGCCATGAAGAAGGGCTGGTGCACGAGAAGGCCCGGCAGCTGCGCCGTTCCATGGAAAACATCGAGCTGGGGCTGAGTGAGGCccag GTGATGCTGGCTTTGGCTAGCCACCTGAGCACAGTGGAGTCGGAGAAACAGAAGCTGCGGGCTCAGGTACGGCGGCTGTGCCAGGAGAACCAGTGGCTCCGGGATGAGCTGGCAGGCACCCAGCAACGGTTACAGCGCAGTGAACAAGCCGTGGCTCAgctggaggaggaaaagaagcaCTTGGAGTTCCTGGGGCAGCTGCGGCAGTATGATGAGGATGGGCACACGGCG gaggagaaggagggtgaTGCCACCAAGGATTCCCTGGATGACCTCTTCCCCAACGAGGAGGAAGAAGACCCCAGCAACGGCT TGTCCCGTGGccagggtgcccagcacagcggATATGAGATCCCAGCCAGGTTGCGGACACTGCACAACTTGGTAATCCAGTATGCAGCCCAGGGTCGCTATGAGGTGGCTGTGCCGCTCTGCAAGCAGGCACTGGAGGACCTGGAGCGCACATCCGGCCGCGGCCACCCTGATGTTGCAACCATGCTCAACATCCTTGCTTTGGTGTATCG AGACCAGAATAAGTATAAAGAAGCTGCCCACCTGCTGAATGATGCCCTCAGCATCCGGGAGAGCACCCTGGGCCGGGACCACCCTGCT GTGGCTGCCACACTCAACAATCTGGCTGTGCTCTATGGCAAAAGGGGCAAATACAAGGAGGCGGAGCCGCTGTGCCAGCGGGCACTGGAGATTCGAGAAAAG GTCCTGGGCACTGACCACCCAGATGTGGCAAAGCAGCTGAACAACCTGGCCCTGTTGTGCCAAAACCAGGGCAAGTATGAGGCCGTGGAACGCTACTACCAGCGGGCCCTGGCCATCTATGAGGGGCAGCTGGGGCCAGACAACCCTAATGTAGCCCGGACCAAGAACAACCTg GCTTCCTGTTACCTGAAACAGGGCAAATATGCTGAGGCTGAGACGCTCTACAAAGAGATTCTGACCCGTGCTCATGTGCAGGAGTTTGGGTCTGTGGATG ACGACCACAAGCCCATCTGGATGCATGCAGAGGAGCGGGAGGAAATGAGCAAA AGCCGGCATCGTGATGGGGGCACACCCTACGCTGAGTACGGAGGCTGGTACAAGGCCTGCAAAGTGAGCAG CCCCACAGTGAACACCACTCTGAGAAACCTAGGAGCTCTGTACAGGCGCCAGGGAAAGCTGGAGGCAGCTGAGACCCTGGAGGAATGTGCCCTGCGTTCCCGGAAACAG GGCACTGACCCTATCAGCCAGACCAAGGTGGCTGAGCTGCTTGGGGAGGGTGACAGTGGAAGGACCTCCCAGGAGGGCAGCGTGAAATTCGAGGGAGGTGAAGATGCCTCTGTGGCTGTGGAGTGGTCAGGG CAGCAACATGAAGCGGGCAGCCTCCTTAAACTATCTGAACCAAGCCAGTGTGGCCCCCCTCCAG GTCTCCCGGGGCCTCAGTGCCAGCACTACGGACCTCTCTTCAAGCAGCTGACATTCAACCTGCCCCCCAGGTCTGCTGGGTCCCCCCACAGCCCTCACAGCATTCCCTATTGCTCCTGGCTCTTCCAACCCCAAGGTGGGACAGTGAAGGGGGAGCAGTTAACTAGAAGATTGCTGCTGCCCTTAGGGTCTCGGCTCCCTCCTCAGGAATCCCACCTCGGAAGGACCCTCAGGACACCCTTTTCCCCACCCTGTGGTCCTCTAGAGTAG
- the KLC4 gene encoding kinesin light chain 4 isoform X2 → MSGLVLGQRDEPAGHRLSQEEILGSTRLVSQGLEALHSEHQAVLQSLSQTIECLQQGGHEEGLVHEKARQLRRSMENIELGLSEAQVMLALASHLSTVESEKQKLRAQVRRLCQENQWLRDELAGTQQRLQRSEQAVAQLEEEKKHLEFLGQLRQYDEDGHTAEEKEGDATKDSLDDLFPNEEEEDPSNGLSRGQGAQHSGYEIPARLRTLHNLVIQYAAQGRYEVAVPLCKQALEDLERTSGRGHPDVATMLNILALVYRDQNKYKEAAHLLNDALSIRESTLGRDHPAVAATLNNLAVLYGKRGKYKEAEPLCQRALEIREKVLGTDHPDVAKQLNNLALLCQNQGKYEAVERYYQRALAIYEGQLGPDNPNVARTKNNLASCYLKQGKYAEAETLYKEILTRAHVQEFGSVDDDHKPIWMHAEEREEMSKSRHRDGGTPYAEYGGWYKACKVSSPTVNTTLRNLGALYRRQGKLEAAETLEECALRSRKQGTDPISQTKVAELLGEGDSGRTSQEGSVKFEGGEDASVAVEWSGDGSGTLQRSGSLGKIRDVLRRSSELLVRKLQGTEPRPSSSNMKRAASLNYLNQASVAPLQVSRGLSASTTDLSSSS, encoded by the exons ATGTCAGGCCTGGTACTGGGGCAGCGGGATGAGCCTGCAGGGCACCGGCTCAGCCAGGAGGAGATCCTGGGAAGCACCCGGCTGGTGAGCCAAGGGCTGGAGGCCCTACACAGTGAACACCAGGCTGTGCTGCAAAGTCTGTCCCAAACCATCGAGTGTCTGCAGCAGGGAGGCCATGAAGAAGGGCTGGTGCACGAGAAGGCCCGGCAGCTGCGCCGTTCCATGGAAAACATCGAGCTGGGGCTGAGTGAGGCccag GTGATGCTGGCTTTGGCTAGCCACCTGAGCACAGTGGAGTCGGAGAAACAGAAGCTGCGGGCTCAGGTACGGCGGCTGTGCCAGGAGAACCAGTGGCTCCGGGATGAGCTGGCAGGCACCCAGCAACGGTTACAGCGCAGTGAACAAGCCGTGGCTCAgctggaggaggaaaagaagcaCTTGGAGTTCCTGGGGCAGCTGCGGCAGTATGATGAGGATGGGCACACGGCG gaggagaaggagggtgaTGCCACCAAGGATTCCCTGGATGACCTCTTCCCCAACGAGGAGGAAGAAGACCCCAGCAACGGCT TGTCCCGTGGccagggtgcccagcacagcggATATGAGATCCCAGCCAGGTTGCGGACACTGCACAACTTGGTAATCCAGTATGCAGCCCAGGGTCGCTATGAGGTGGCTGTGCCGCTCTGCAAGCAGGCACTGGAGGACCTGGAGCGCACATCCGGCCGCGGCCACCCTGATGTTGCAACCATGCTCAACATCCTTGCTTTGGTGTATCG AGACCAGAATAAGTATAAAGAAGCTGCCCACCTGCTGAATGATGCCCTCAGCATCCGGGAGAGCACCCTGGGCCGGGACCACCCTGCT GTGGCTGCCACACTCAACAATCTGGCTGTGCTCTATGGCAAAAGGGGCAAATACAAGGAGGCGGAGCCGCTGTGCCAGCGGGCACTGGAGATTCGAGAAAAG GTCCTGGGCACTGACCACCCAGATGTGGCAAAGCAGCTGAACAACCTGGCCCTGTTGTGCCAAAACCAGGGCAAGTATGAGGCCGTGGAACGCTACTACCAGCGGGCCCTGGCCATCTATGAGGGGCAGCTGGGGCCAGACAACCCTAATGTAGCCCGGACCAAGAACAACCTg GCTTCCTGTTACCTGAAACAGGGCAAATATGCTGAGGCTGAGACGCTCTACAAAGAGATTCTGACCCGTGCTCATGTGCAGGAGTTTGGGTCTGTGGATG ACGACCACAAGCCCATCTGGATGCATGCAGAGGAGCGGGAGGAAATGAGCAAA AGCCGGCATCGTGATGGGGGCACACCCTACGCTGAGTACGGAGGCTGGTACAAGGCCTGCAAAGTGAGCAG CCCCACAGTGAACACCACTCTGAGAAACCTAGGAGCTCTGTACAGGCGCCAGGGAAAGCTGGAGGCAGCTGAGACCCTGGAGGAATGTGCCCTGCGTTCCCGGAAACAG GGCACTGACCCTATCAGCCAGACCAAGGTGGCTGAGCTGCTTGGGGAGGGTGACAGTGGAAGGACCTCCCAGGAGGGCAGCGTGAAATTCGAGGGAGGTGAAGATGCCTCTGTGGCTGTGGAGTGGTCAGGG GATGGCAGTGGGACCCTGCAGAGGAGTGGCTCTCTGGGCAAGATTCGGGATGTGCTTCGTAGAAGCAGCGAACTCCTAGTAAGGAAGCTCCAAGGGACCGAGCCTCGGCCCTCCAG CAGCAACATGAAGCGGGCAGCCTCCTTAAACTATCTGAACCAAGCCAGTGTGGCCCCCCTCCAG GTCTCCCGGGGCCTCAGTGCCAGCACTACGGACCTCTCTTCAAGCAGCTGA